ACAGATTGCCGATTGCCTTCTGCCGATCCGAACAGCAAGGTCGCGTGGTCGGGCTGGGCGTGGAAAAAGCTGATGCGGGCATCCAGGGTGCGGGCCAGTTCGACAGCGCGACTGACCGTTTCAATGGAAAGATCGGTATCGTCGATGGGGACAAGCAGGTGACGGTACATGGCAGCTCCAGGCTCAGGCAATCAGGACCTGCACTTTTCCTTCGACCACCCTGACCGGCAGGGTAGGAACAGAAAGTGCGGCGGAAACGTTATTTGCGCCGGTGGTTACGTCAAAGCGCAGGCCATGAGCCGGGCACACCACGGTACGCCCCGAGAAACAACCGCCGGAAAGCGCCGAGCCCATGTGCGGACAGGCATTTTCCAGCGCATGAATGGCGCCATCCACGTTGAACAGAACAACGTCATAGCCGCCGAGGCGTACTGCCAGCGAACGCCCTGGGGCAAGCTGCTCCTGGGCACAGACGTCTTCGTATTTCATGTGGTTATTTCCCGTATGGAGTGAACCCTGAAGCTAGAGTAAATCTAGGAATGTTCCGACGCCCTACTCAGAAAAGGGAGGGAAGAGGGGGGGTTGACCAGGTGGGGGGATTCGACTGATCCTTCATTACGGGCATGGCTATTTCTGGCCCGGTGGTTGAGTGGTTGGGCTGATGGCGTACTGTCAGCCAGACATTGCATTACCTAAAGGCGCAGCCTGATGTCGTCAGAGAGTAGTGGTGCATTCGGCGCCGTAACCGAATTTGTTCTCAAGACCACCCCCCCCAAAGCACCCCGCCATTTGCTGGTCCGTCCCCGGCTGAGCGCCATTGAGGACAGCTTTCGGGAACATCGTTTGATTGTGGTGCAGGCCCCCGCCGGGTTCGGGAAAACCTCCCTGCTGGCGCAATGGCGGCGCGAATATCTGACCCAAGGTGCCGTAGTCGCCTGGCTGCTAGCCGATGGCCGCGATGATCCCTACCGTTTTCTGCAAGGTCTGGTGCATGCAGTCAGAGTGGGGGCGGCGCGGCCAAACTTTGGCCGGTTACTGGTCGAAGGCGCAACCGCAGTGGTGGGAGAACTGGAGGGCGTGACCACCTGGCTGGCCGAACTGGCGATGTCCGCACTGGACCTGGTGTTGTTTATTGATGAAGCCGACCACCTGCCGCAAGCCAGCCTGACGGCATTGACGTACCTGATGCACAACGCCCCCAGCAACCTGCGGGTCGTTGTTGCGGCGCGCAGCGGGATCACCGCCGCTGTCGCTGATCTGGAAGGCTATGGCCAATGCGCAGTGATTGGCGCCG
This genomic interval from Silvimonas soli contains the following:
- a CDS encoding Rieske (2Fe-2S) protein; translated protein: MKYEDVCAQEQLAPGRSLAVRLGGYDVVLFNVDGAIHALENACPHMGSALSGGCFSGRTVVCPAHGLRFDVTTGANNVSAALSVPTLPVRVVEGKVQVLIA